GATGCGACATGTTATACATGGTCAGCGTGCCCATGTTGTCAGCAGCGGTTTGCGCGGCGGCGGCGTCATATTCGATCTCGCCTTTGGCCATGCCGGCCAGCACGCCCATATTGGCGCCCAGAAGCTTGTAGAAACCTTGGCGGGCTTCAACCACATCCTGAACCGGGTCAGCGGCAAGTGCGACAGTGGGGAGGGCAAGAGCTGCTGCAAAAATAGCAAAACGCATGAAATTACTCCTTAGAATGCGTGGGCGTAGATTGGTGAGCGTAATACGGATCACGCCCAATTTTCCGTCGATAAATTCTATCGACAAGAGAATAAATTGTCACAGCCGTTTTCTGCGCAGTTTTGCGAAGTAGTCTGTGCGTTTTTTTAGCTCTCGTTCGAAACCGCGTTCGACCGGCACATAATAGACCCCACGCTTCATATCGTCGGGGAAATAGTTCTGCCCCGAGAACCCGTCGGGCGCATCGTGGTCATATGCATATCCGTCACCATAGCCCTGCTCTTCCATCAATCGTGTTGGTGCATTCAGGATGTGCTTAGGGGGTGGTGCAGAGCCGGTTTTCTTGGCCGCAGCCATCGCCGCCTTGAAGGCCACGTAGTTGGCGTTGGATTTCGGAGCAAGCGCCAGATAGATCACCGCCTGCGACAAGGCCAGTTCACCTTCCGGGCTGCCCAAACGTTCGTAAGTTTCCCACGCATCCAGACAGACCCGGTGCGCCTGCGGGTCGCCGAGACCAATGTCCTCGACCGCCATGCGGGTCAGGCGGCGGGCCAAAAAGCGGGGATCCTCGCCACCGTTCAGCATCCGCGCAAACCAATAAAGCGCCGCGTCCGGGTCCGAGCCACGCACGGATTTGTGAAGGGCGGATATCAGGTTGTAGTGCTCATCACCTGACTTGTCATACACGACAGCCCGCTTCATCAAGCGCGAGGACAGACCTTCAACGTCCAGCTTGCCTTCGATCTTCCATGCCGTGACTTGCTCCACCAGATTCAACAGCGCGCGACCGTCGCCATCTGCCATTTCCAAAAGTGCTTCTCGTGCCTCGCCAGTCAGAGGCAACGCCTTCCCCAGCTCTTGTTCCGCACGCTGCACCAGCCGTTCCAGATCTGCCAAC
The Aliiroseovarius pelagivivens DNA segment above includes these coding regions:
- a CDS encoding replication-associated recombination protein A is translated as MADLFDSSTDRPDRGHDAPRPLADRLRPQSLSDVIGQEQVLGPEAPLGTMLAAGSLGSLILWGPPGVGKTTIARLLARETDLHFVQISAIFSGVPELRKVFEAAKHRRANGQGTLLFVDEIHRFNKAQQDGFLPYMEDGTILLVGATTENPSFELNAAVLSRSQVLVLTRLSLADLERLVQRAEQELGKALPLTGEAREALLEMADGDGRALLNLVEQVTAWKIEGKLDVEGLSSRLMKRAVVYDKSGDEHYNLISALHKSVRGSDPDAALYWFARMLNGGEDPRFLARRLTRMAVEDIGLGDPQAHRVCLDAWETYERLGSPEGELALSQAVIYLALAPKSNANYVAFKAAMAAAKKTGSAPPPKHILNAPTRLMEEQGYGDGYAYDHDAPDGFSGQNYFPDDMKRGVYYVPVERGFERELKKRTDYFAKLRRKRL
- a CDS encoding c-type cytochrome; translated protein: MRFAIFAAALALPTVALAADPVQDVVEARQGFYKLLGANMGVLAGMAKGEIEYDAAAAQTAADNMGTLTMYNMSHLFMPGTSSADSDKTRALPAIWEDFPGVQEKGTAFVGAVQAMQAVAGAGKDQMAGALGPLGGSCKGCHDTYRAK